The Sporomusaceae bacterium genome window below encodes:
- the sdaAA gene encoding L-serine ammonia-lyase, iron-sulfur-dependent, subunit alpha, protein MSSIRTFGEWILRAETTGASLADVIVEQESRHARRPADAIRADMARNWQVMREAIAAGLASGEKSPSGLVGGDARLYNNRIAGGKALAGDIAARAIAYALAVSEVNACMGRIVAFPTAGSCGIMPGAVAAAAEARGYSEAAIIDGLLTAAGAGMIIAENASISGAEAGCQAECGAGGAMAAAAIVQMDGGSPRQVGMAVALALKNALGLVCDPVAGLVEVPCVRRNAFYAVQALVAADMALAGVESVIPVDEVVDTMRLVGMALPASLRETSQGGLAKTPTGMAIERRLFADDKA, encoded by the coding sequence ATGAGCAGCATCCGCACATTCGGCGAATGGATCCTGCGGGCTGAGACGACCGGCGCGTCGCTGGCCGACGTGATCGTGGAGCAGGAGAGCAGGCACGCCCGGCGGCCGGCGGACGCCATCCGCGCGGATATGGCCCGCAACTGGCAGGTGATGCGCGAGGCCATCGCCGCCGGACTGGCGAGCGGCGAGAAATCGCCCAGCGGGCTGGTGGGCGGCGACGCGCGCCTTTACAACAACCGGATCGCCGGCGGCAAGGCGCTGGCCGGCGACATCGCCGCCCGGGCGATCGCCTACGCGCTGGCTGTCAGCGAAGTGAACGCCTGCATGGGGCGGATCGTGGCCTTCCCCACCGCCGGCTCCTGCGGTATTATGCCGGGGGCGGTGGCGGCGGCGGCCGAGGCGCGGGGCTACAGCGAGGCCGCGATCATCGACGGCTTGCTCACCGCGGCCGGGGCCGGGATGATCATTGCTGAAAACGCTTCGATCTCGGGCGCCGAGGCCGGCTGCCAGGCCGAGTGCGGCGCCGGGGGCGCGATGGCGGCGGCGGCGATCGTTCAGATGGACGGCGGTTCGCCGCGGCAGGTCGGGATGGCGGTGGCTCTGGCGCTGAAAAACGCACTGGGGTTGGTCTGCGACCCGGTCGCCGGGCTGGTGGAGGTGCCGTGCGTGCGACGGAACGCTTTTTACGCCGTCCAGGCCCTGGTGGCCGCCGATATGGCGCTGGCGGGCGTGGAGAGCGTCATCCCGGTCGATGAGGTCGTCGACACGATGCGGCTGGTGGGGATGGCCCTGCCGGCGAGCCTCCGGGAGACTTCCCAGGGGGGTCTGGCGAAGACGCCTACGGGGATGGCCATCGAAAGACGACTGTTCGCGGACGACAAGGCCTGA
- the sdaAB gene encoding L-serine ammonia-lyase, iron-sulfur-dependent subunit beta, whose protein sequence is MRGLFDIAGPIMVGPSSSHTAGAVRLGAMARIILGERPAEAQIKLHGSFAQTYRGHGTDKALIGGLLGFAPDDERIKTALTLAAEHGLKYTFSTVELPDVHPNTALLELTGVSGQMRRVTGASVGGGNILITRIDGYPVRVTGQYHTLITIHDDKPGVIAVVTKRLAEEGVNIAFMQVSRQERGEEALMVIEADEAIPAEALPPIRAVAAMKAVLSVPALGGSV, encoded by the coding sequence ATGCGCGGTCTGTTCGATATCGCCGGGCCGATAATGGTCGGCCCGTCAAGCTCCCATACCGCCGGGGCGGTCAGGCTGGGCGCTATGGCGAGGATAATCCTCGGCGAGCGGCCGGCGGAGGCGCAGATCAAGCTGCACGGCTCCTTCGCCCAGACCTACCGGGGGCACGGCACCGACAAGGCCCTCATCGGCGGTCTGCTGGGGTTCGCCCCGGACGATGAGCGGATCAAGACGGCCCTGACCCTTGCGGCCGAGCATGGCCTGAAGTATACTTTTTCGACGGTTGAGCTGCCCGACGTTCACCCCAATACCGCCCTGCTCGAACTTACCGGTGTGTCGGGCCAGATGCGCCGGGTGACGGGGGCCTCGGTCGGCGGGGGCAATATCCTCATCACCCGCATCGACGGTTATCCAGTGCGGGTGACCGGCCAGTACCACACCCTCATCACCATCCACGACGACAAGCCGGGGGTGATTGCGGTCGTGACCAAGAGGCTGGCCGAGGAGGGCGTCAACATCGCCTTTATGCAGGTCTCCCGCCAGGAACGGGGCGAGGAGGCGTTGATGGTTATTGAGGCGGACGAGGCCATTCCCGCGGAGGCTTTGCCGCCGATCAGGGCGGTGGCGGCCATGAAAGCGGTATTGTCCGTTCCGGCGTTGGGGGGGAGCGTATGA
- the lpdA gene encoding dihydrolipoyl dehydrogenase codes for MYDIAVVGGGPGGYVAAIRAAQLGARVLLVEKEKLGGVCLNRGCIPTKTLLKSAEKWQSLQNCAAFGLRADNIGFDFAAVMARKDQVVGQLQAGVVQLVAGNGIEVRYGEAALTGPGTLAVSSNAGREEVAARKIIVASGSAPMKLPVAGADLPGVLTSDEVLALDAVPRSLVVVGAGAVGVEFAAIFRAFGCQVTIVEMLPAILPSIDTDLVKRMALLLRKQGIKMLTGARVTGIAPGPEGLTVAVATADGKEQELAAEKVLAATGRQPSVEGIGLEAAGVAFSRKGIGVNARMETTVAGIYAVGDVTGRYMWAHAASSEGLAAAENALGGAAEMDYGAVPGCIFTDPEIAAVGLTEQEALAAGRLVKTGRFNFAANGKAVSMGEADGLVKVVADAGNGKVLGMHILGPHASDLVMEGAIAIRHGLTAEEIGQVIHPHPTLAETVMESVHAIEGRAIHQARTSSLRRGGD; via the coding sequence ATGTACGATATCGCGGTCGTGGGCGGCGGCCCCGGCGGGTATGTGGCCGCCATCCGGGCGGCGCAGCTGGGCGCCAGGGTGCTGCTGGTCGAAAAGGAGAAGCTGGGCGGGGTGTGCCTCAACCGCGGCTGCATCCCGACCAAGACGCTGCTGAAAAGCGCGGAGAAGTGGCAGAGCCTGCAGAATTGCGCGGCTTTCGGCCTGCGGGCCGACAATATCGGCTTCGACTTCGCCGCCGTGATGGCCCGCAAGGACCAGGTGGTGGGCCAACTGCAGGCCGGCGTCGTCCAACTGGTGGCCGGCAACGGCATCGAGGTGCGGTACGGCGAGGCGGCGCTGACCGGTCCGGGGACGCTGGCGGTCAGCAGCAACGCCGGGCGGGAGGAGGTCGCCGCCCGCAAGATTATCGTGGCGTCCGGCTCGGCGCCGATGAAGCTGCCGGTAGCGGGCGCCGATTTGCCGGGGGTGCTGACGAGCGATGAGGTGCTGGCGCTGGACGCGGTGCCGCGCAGCCTGGTGGTGGTCGGCGCCGGCGCGGTGGGGGTGGAGTTCGCCGCCATCTTCCGGGCCTTTGGCTGCCAGGTGACGATTGTCGAGATGCTGCCGGCTATCTTGCCCAGTATTGATACGGATTTGGTGAAACGAATGGCGCTGCTGCTGCGCAAGCAAGGGATTAAGATGCTGACCGGCGCGAGGGTGACGGGTATCGCGCCGGGGCCGGAGGGACTGACGGTCGCGGTAGCGACGGCCGACGGCAAGGAGCAGGAGCTGGCGGCCGAGAAGGTGCTGGCCGCGACGGGACGCCAGCCGTCGGTCGAAGGCATCGGCCTGGAGGCGGCGGGGGTGGCGTTCAGCCGCAAGGGGATCGGGGTAAACGCCCGGATGGAGACGACCGTCGCCGGCATCTACGCCGTCGGCGACGTGACCGGGCGCTATATGTGGGCCCACGCGGCTTCGAGCGAGGGCCTGGCGGCGGCGGAAAACGCTTTGGGCGGCGCGGCGGAGATGGATTACGGCGCTGTGCCGGGCTGCATTTTCACCGACCCGGAGATTGCCGCCGTCGGTCTGACCGAGCAGGAGGCGCTCGCCGCCGGCCGTCTGGTCAAGACAGGCCGCTTCAATTTTGCCGCCAACGGCAAGGCGGTGTCGATGGGCGAGGCCGATGGCCTGGTGAAGGTGGTGGCTGACGCCGGGAACGGCAAGGTGCTGGGCATGCATATCCTCGGGCCGCATGCCAGCGATCTGGTGATGGAAGGAGCGATTGCCATCCGCCACGGGCTGACGGCCGAGGAAATCGGCCAGGTCATCCATCCGCACCCGACGCTGGCGGAGACGGTGATGGAAAGCGTGCACGCGATCGAAGGCCGGGCGATCCACCAGGCGAGGACGTCTTCCCTGCGCAGAGGAGGCGACTGA
- a CDS encoding lipoate--protein ligase family protein — translation MPWRVIDSGAADAATNMAADEAIMLAHGAGEAPPTLRFYGWRPAAVSLGYFQRAAAEIDLAACRARGIDVVRRLTGGRAVLHDAELTYSVAVREDYPGVPPTITAAYRWFSGGLLDGLKRLGVEAGLNIPRAAYGQGRRPQHASAACFDAPAHYELTCAERKLAGSAQVRKGGVILQHGSLLLRFDAVKAAAVLRLPSPEARAATADMLARRAVALEEVLGRSPAWGELTAALTAGFAAALEDEFMPGGLTADEEAVAARLAAEKYGQDSWNLLR, via the coding sequence GTGCCGTGGCGGGTGATTGACAGCGGCGCGGCGGACGCCGCGACGAATATGGCGGCGGATGAGGCGATAATGCTTGCCCACGGGGCGGGCGAAGCGCCGCCTACGCTGCGCTTTTACGGCTGGCGGCCGGCGGCGGTCAGCCTCGGTTATTTCCAGCGGGCGGCGGCGGAGATCGACCTGGCCGCCTGCCGCGCGCGCGGCATCGACGTCGTGCGCCGCCTTACCGGCGGCCGGGCGGTGCTGCACGACGCAGAGCTTACCTACAGCGTGGCGGTGCGGGAGGATTATCCGGGCGTGCCGCCGACGATCACCGCCGCTTACCGCTGGTTCAGCGGCGGTTTGCTGGACGGGCTTAAACGGCTGGGGGTCGAGGCCGGGCTGAATATCCCCCGCGCTGCTTACGGGCAGGGCAGGCGACCGCAGCATGCCTCGGCAGCCTGTTTCGACGCCCCGGCGCATTACGAGCTGACCTGTGCGGAACGCAAGCTGGCCGGCAGCGCTCAGGTGCGCAAGGGCGGGGTCATTCTGCAGCACGGGTCGCTGCTGCTCAGGTTCGACGCCGTCAAAGCCGCGGCTGTCCTCAGGTTGCCTTCTCCCGAGGCGCGGGCGGCGACGGCGGACATGCTGGCCCGGCGGGCCGTTGCTCTCGAAGAGGTGCTGGGGCGCTCCCCGGCCTGGGGCGAGCTGACCGCCGCACTGACGGCGGGTTTCGCCGCCGCGCTGGAGGACGAGTTTATGCCCGGCGGACTGACTGCGGACGAGGAAGCGGTTGCGGCAAGGCTGGCAGCGGAGAAATACGGCCAGGATAGCTGGAATTTGCTGCGCTAA
- a CDS encoding radical SAM protein, protein MNYWRLSAGTAAAVAGRTTRSEAPPTTAYVMLGERCRNNCRFCTQARESDAGANMLSRVTWPTTEAAGAIIGIDAAYTAGRIKRACLQVVHDGGDRERAAAAVAALSALSRVPVCVSSHLETVNEARRLSVAGADRICVALDAATPAAYREAKEGDWHGKWRLLTECAAALPGRVTTHLIVGLGETEEEMADTLAACIDKGVTVGLFAFTPVKGTAWSGMAAPPVGQYRRVQVAHYLLRQGYGREAIICRDGMIGGFAVDGLAGLLADGAAFRTSGCPDCNRPYYNERPGGVIYNYPRPLTVDETARAIAECEVIGGGDRAVAGD, encoded by the coding sequence ATGAATTATTGGAGGCTGTCGGCGGGAACCGCCGCCGCCGTTGCCGGCAGGACGACGCGGAGCGAGGCGCCGCCGACGACCGCCTATGTGATGCTCGGGGAGAGGTGCCGCAATAATTGCCGTTTCTGCACCCAGGCCCGGGAGAGCGACGCGGGGGCGAACATGCTGTCGCGCGTCACCTGGCCGACGACGGAGGCGGCCGGAGCAATTATCGGCATCGACGCCGCCTACACGGCAGGCCGGATCAAACGGGCCTGCCTGCAGGTCGTGCACGACGGCGGCGACCGGGAACGGGCGGCGGCGGCGGTGGCCGCCCTGAGCGCTCTCAGCAGGGTGCCGGTGTGCGTGTCCAGCCATCTGGAGACGGTGAACGAGGCGCGGCGGCTGTCGGTGGCGGGCGCCGACCGTATATGCGTGGCGCTGGACGCCGCCACGCCTGCGGCATATCGTGAGGCCAAGGAAGGCGACTGGCACGGCAAATGGCGGTTGCTTACCGAGTGCGCCGCCGCTCTGCCGGGAAGGGTCACGACCCATCTCATCGTCGGCCTGGGCGAGACGGAGGAAGAGATGGCCGACACATTGGCGGCCTGTATAGATAAAGGCGTGACAGTGGGGTTGTTCGCCTTTACGCCGGTGAAGGGCACAGCCTGGTCCGGGATGGCGGCGCCGCCCGTCGGCCAGTACCGGCGGGTCCAGGTGGCCCACTACCTGCTGCGGCAGGGATACGGCCGGGAGGCGATAATCTGCCGCGACGGTATGATCGGCGGCTTTGCGGTCGACGGTCTCGCCGGGCTGCTGGCCGACGGGGCGGCGTTCCGCACCAGCGGCTGCCCGGACTGTAATCGCCCTTACTACAACGAACGCCCCGGCGGGGTGATATATAACTACCCGCGGCCGCTGACTGTGGACGAAACGGCGCGGGCGATCGCCGAATGCGAAGTGATCGGGGGCGGGGATCGTGCCGTGGCGGGTGATTGA
- a CDS encoding radical SAM protein, which translates to MEGIEALAAKCWAIREENFFPTIFLSYPAQTTAVSVTGGDCALDCAHCGGVYLKRMKPLAAVAGRGEGLGPSCLISGGCTAGGSVPLAAHAARLAALKPGRRFNLHTGLMDDADIDVVAPLADVVSFDFVGDDETIREVFGLDRTVADYAACYKKLRTRCRVAPHICIGLHGGEIRGEYQALALLRMLGADSLTLIVFTPTRGTRYADCKPPALEEALCVMAAARQLFPEVPVSLGCMRPGGRYRAALDQAAVRLGLNAIVNPTPAAVRLAESLGLAAVGRGECCVL; encoded by the coding sequence ATGGAGGGTATAGAGGCGCTGGCGGCGAAGTGTTGGGCTATCAGGGAGGAAAACTTTTTCCCCACGATATTTTTGTCTTATCCGGCGCAGACTACCGCCGTGAGTGTGACCGGCGGGGATTGCGCTCTCGACTGCGCCCACTGCGGCGGGGTATACCTGAAGAGGATGAAGCCGCTGGCGGCAGTGGCCGGTCGGGGCGAAGGGCTCGGTCCCAGCTGTCTGATCAGCGGCGGCTGCACGGCCGGCGGCAGCGTGCCGCTGGCCGCGCACGCCGCGCGGCTGGCGGCGCTCAAGCCGGGGCGACGCTTCAACCTCCATACCGGGCTGATGGACGACGCCGATATCGACGTCGTCGCCCCATTGGCGGATGTGGTGTCCTTCGATTTCGTGGGCGACGACGAAACAATTCGCGAGGTTTTCGGTCTTGACCGGACGGTGGCCGATTACGCCGCCTGCTATAAGAAGCTCAGGACGCGCTGCCGGGTGGCGCCGCACATCTGCATCGGCCTGCATGGCGGCGAGATCCGCGGCGAGTATCAGGCGCTGGCGCTGCTGAGGATGCTCGGCGCCGACAGCCTGACGCTGATCGTGTTTACCCCCACCAGGGGCACGCGCTACGCGGACTGCAAGCCGCCGGCGCTCGAAGAGGCGCTGTGTGTCATGGCCGCGGCCCGGCAGTTGTTTCCGGAAGTACCCGTCAGCCTGGGCTGCATGCGACCGGGAGGCCGTTACCGCGCTGCCCTGGATCAGGCGGCGGTGCGGCTGGGTCTGAATGCTATCGTCAATCCTACGCCCGCCGCGGTGAGGCTGGCCGAGAGTCTTGGTCTGGCCGCCGTCGGAAGAGGGGAGTGCTGTGTGTTATGA
- the gcvPB gene encoding aminomethyl-transferring glycine dehydrogenase subunit GcvPB produces the protein MRKAKALIFEMGQPGRRAVDLPACDVPAPDAAALIPDAFRRKTPAVLPEVSQLELMRHYTALSQRNFGVDSGFYPLGSCTMKYNPKINEDACRMSGFAAIHPLQDEASVQGALAMIAAMEGYLAEIAGMDAVTMQPVAGAHGELTGIKLIRAYHRHRGENRTKVIVPDSAHGTNPATATVCGLETVEIKSHPDGAVDLDALRAAVGPDTAALMLTNPSTLGLFEKNIREVAAIVHGAGGLLYYDGANANAIMGISRPGDMGFDVIHFNLHKTFATPHGGGGPGSGPVGVKKALIPFLPAPVIVAESGGYRLEHDRPLSIGKVQSFYGNFGVIVRAYAYIRSMGPDGLKTASEDAVLNANYCLSRLKEKYHSPFERYCMHECVLTSKNQKPNGVRTLDIAKRLLDYGYHPPTIYFPLIVEEALMIEPTETESKETLDEFIAVMLKIAAEAEEDAAKVKSAPVTTVVGRLDEATAARKPVVRWRV, from the coding sequence ATGAGAAAGGCAAAGGCGCTTATTTTCGAGATGGGCCAGCCCGGCCGCCGCGCGGTAGATCTGCCGGCCTGCGACGTCCCGGCCCCCGACGCGGCCGCCCTTATCCCCGACGCTTTCCGGCGTAAGACGCCGGCCGTCTTGCCCGAGGTCAGCCAACTGGAGCTGATGCGCCACTATACCGCCCTGTCGCAGCGCAATTTCGGCGTCGATTCCGGTTTTTACCCCCTTGGCTCGTGCACGATGAAGTATAATCCGAAGATCAATGAGGATGCCTGCCGCATGAGCGGCTTTGCCGCTATCCACCCTCTCCAGGACGAGGCGTCGGTGCAGGGGGCGCTGGCGATGATCGCGGCGATGGAGGGCTACCTGGCGGAGATCGCCGGCATGGACGCGGTGACGATGCAGCCGGTGGCCGGCGCCCACGGCGAGCTGACCGGCATCAAGCTCATCCGCGCCTACCACCGCCATCGCGGCGAGAACCGCACAAAGGTGATCGTGCCCGACTCGGCCCACGGCACCAACCCCGCCACCGCCACGGTGTGCGGGCTGGAGACAGTCGAGATCAAGTCCCACCCGGACGGCGCCGTCGATCTCGACGCGCTGCGCGCCGCCGTCGGCCCTGACACGGCCGCGTTGATGCTGACCAATCCCAGCACGCTGGGGCTGTTCGAGAAAAACATCCGCGAGGTGGCCGCCATCGTCCACGGCGCCGGCGGCCTGCTGTATTACGACGGCGCGAACGCCAACGCCATCATGGGCATTTCCCGCCCCGGCGACATGGGCTTCGATGTCATCCACTTCAACCTCCACAAGACGTTCGCTACCCCCCACGGCGGCGGCGGCCCCGGCTCGGGGCCGGTGGGCGTCAAGAAGGCGCTCATTCCTTTCCTGCCGGCGCCGGTGATCGTGGCCGAGAGCGGCGGATACCGCCTCGAGCACGACCGGCCGCTGTCGATCGGCAAGGTGCAGTCTTTTTACGGTAATTTCGGGGTGATCGTCCGCGCCTATGCCTACATCCGATCGATGGGCCCCGACGGACTCAAGACGGCCAGCGAGGACGCGGTGCTGAACGCCAACTACTGCCTCAGCCGCCTGAAGGAGAAGTACCATTCGCCTTTCGAGCGCTACTGTATGCACGAGTGCGTGCTGACCTCGAAGAACCAGAAGCCTAACGGTGTGAGGACGCTGGATATCGCCAAGCGGCTCCTCGATTACGGCTATCATCCGCCGACCATCTACTTTCCGCTGATCGTCGAGGAGGCGCTGATGATCGAGCCGACCGAGACGGAGAGCAAGGAGACGCTCGACGAGTTTATCGCCGTTATGCTTAAAATCGCCGCCGAGGCGGAGGAGGACGCCGCCAAGGTTAAGAGCGCCCCGGTCACCACCGTGGTGGGAAGGCTCGATGAGGCGACCGCCGCCCGCAAACCGGTGGTGCGATGGAGGGTATAG